One segment of Campylobacter hominis ATCC BAA-381 DNA contains the following:
- a CDS encoding tetratricopeptide repeat protein, which produces MKKILACFLFLNITIFGADINDEDINFNVLKALNLSNSKPDEAIKIYKNLYDRTGAGIYLKEAIKLATISKNSSLNELLKLGDEVLNGDSEFLKLKIMNYIRVQNFNAASVLAKELIDIEKNAKNYSLLGDTYYFSNEYDKALDSYERSYELNQSEENVLKISQVLLLKKKDAEKAIRYLQTHRKLIGCGKKVCDILAEIYKMRRDFQNFAEISEAAYVQKKENYYLDNAISAYLYIKNNDKAIELLKKYDYDAKLLIQIYAGMNKFDEAQRLAVKEFEKSGDNEFLGMDAIYEYEKNRGKITTEILKNVMAKFDPIIEKLNMPIYQNYYGYVLIDHDIDIKRGIKLVKKALENEPDSVYFLDSLAWGEYKLGKCNKAAKIMKKISDNEEFMKSDEAKEHLKAISECIKKAKK; this is translated from the coding sequence ATGAAAAAAATTTTGGCATGTTTTTTATTTTTAAATATTACAATTTTCGGAGCCGATATAAACGATGAAGATATAAATTTTAATGTGCTTAAAGCACTTAATTTATCAAACTCAAAACCTGATGAAGCAATTAAAATTTATAAAAATCTTTATGACAGAACAGGCGCCGGAATTTACCTGAAAGAGGCGATAAAGCTTGCCACAATATCAAAAAATTCAAGTTTAAACGAACTTCTTAAATTAGGTGATGAGGTTTTAAACGGCGACAGTGAATTTTTAAAGTTAAAAATTATGAATTATATAAGAGTCCAAAACTTCAATGCGGCTTCAGTTCTAGCTAAAGAACTTATAGATATAGAAAAAAATGCGAAAAATTACTCGCTTTTAGGCGATACATATTATTTTTCAAACGAATATGATAAGGCTTTGGATAGCTACGAACGCTCTTACGAGCTAAACCAAAGCGAAGAAAACGTTTTAAAAATTTCGCAGGTTCTGCTGCTCAAAAAGAAAGATGCCGAAAAAGCGATCAGATATTTGCAAACACACAGAAAACTTATAGGATGCGGCAAAAAAGTTTGTGATATTTTGGCTGAAATTTATAAAATGAGGCGCGATTTTCAAAATTTTGCAGAAATTTCGGAAGCAGCTTACGTACAAAAAAAAGAAAATTATTATCTCGACAACGCAATTTCAGCATATTTGTATATCAAAAATAATGATAAAGCAATTGAACTTTTAAAAAAATATGATTACGACGCAAAACTTTTGATTCAAATTTATGCCGGAATGAATAAATTTGACGAGGCGCAAAGATTAGCTGTTAAAGAGTTTGAAAAAAGCGGCGATAACGAATTTTTAGGCATGGATGCGATTTATGAATATGAAAAAAATCGCGGAAAAATCACAACTGAAATTTTAAAAAATGTAATGGCTAAATTTGATCCGATAATAGAAAAACTTAATATGCCAATCTATCAAAATTACTACGGATATGTCTTAATAGACCACGATATAGACATAAAACGCGGAATAAAACTTGTAAAAAAAGCTTTGGAAAATGAGCCAGATTCCGTTTATTTTTTGGATTCTCTTGCGTGGGGCGAATATAAACTCGGCAAATGCAATAAAGCCGCAAAAATTATGAAAAAAATATCAGACAATGAAGAATTCATGAAAAGCGATGAAGCAAAAGAACATCTAAAAGCAATAAGCGAATGTATAAAAAAGGCGAAAAAGTGA
- a CDS encoding HIT family protein, translated as MDYICAPWRSDYFTEKPKDCPFCSIVAHPKMDEKQGVLFRADFCFGIMNLYPYSPGAFMVIPYEHTDKIELLSEEAWQEISFFVRKGVEILKTKAGAKGVNIGMNLGKAAGAGIAEHVHYHLVPRWEGDTNFITTIANVRVNGVSFYPLYEKIKAGFDEISSLKK; from the coding sequence ATGGATTATATTTGTGCGCCATGGAGAAGCGATTATTTTACTGAAAAACCGAAAGATTGCCCTTTTTGCAGTATCGTAGCACATCCCAAAATGGATGAAAAACAAGGCGTATTATTTAGAGCCGATTTCTGTTTTGGAATTATGAATCTTTATCCTTACAGTCCTGGCGCTTTTATGGTTATACCTTATGAGCATACCGATAAAATCGAACTTCTAAGTGAAGAAGCATGGCAGGAAATAAGCTTTTTCGTTAGAAAAGGCGTTGAAATTTTAAAAACTAAGGCAGGCGCAAAAGGCGTTAATATCGGTATGAATCTTGGAAAGGCGGCAGGAGCCGGAATTGCAGAACATGTACATTATCATTTGGTTCCGCGATGGGAAGGTGATACAAATTTTATCACAACAATAGCAAATGTAAGAGTTAACGGCGTTTCGTTCTATCCGCTCTATGAGAAAATCAAAGCCGGATTTGATGAAATTTCAAGTTTAAAAAAATAA
- the trpC gene encoding indole-3-glycerol phosphate synthase TrpC, whose product MILDEILKKTREDLKRRKKMLSFELLGRSLSANPYMPRDVIKALKSTPNEPFKLICEIKKASPSKGVIREYFKPVEIAREYEKAGADAFSVLTEPHFFKGDLEFISQIRRYTKMPILRKDFIIDEYQILEALVYGADFVLLIAKALSLKELKKLLEFTHHIGLEALVEVHDKKDLLNATLSGANIIGINHRDLNDFSLHMNLAEELVPLIPNGKIIVAESGLNSREQLVNLNKVGVDAFLIGEHFMRQNDICAAVREMKGV is encoded by the coding sequence GTGATTTTAGATGAAATTTTAAAAAAAACGCGTGAAGATTTAAAAAGGCGCAAAAAAATGCTTTCTTTTGAACTTTTAGGAAGAAGCCTATCGGCAAATCCATATATGCCAAGAGATGTTATAAAAGCACTAAAAAGCACACCGAATGAACCTTTTAAGCTAATTTGCGAAATCAAAAAAGCAAGTCCGAGCAAAGGTGTCATAAGAGAATATTTTAAACCTGTTGAAATTGCAAGAGAGTATGAAAAAGCCGGAGCTGACGCATTTTCAGTGCTTACAGAGCCTCATTTTTTTAAAGGCGATTTGGAGTTTATATCACAAATTCGCCGTTACACAAAAATGCCTATTCTAAGAAAAGATTTTATTATTGATGAATATCAAATTTTAGAGGCATTGGTTTACGGCGCCGATTTTGTGCTGCTTATCGCAAAAGCTTTAAGTCTGAAAGAGCTGAAAAAACTGCTTGAATTTACTCATCATATCGGGCTTGAAGCACTTGTTGAAGTACATGACAAAAAAGATCTGCTTAATGCTACTTTATCCGGGGCAAATATAATCGGCATAAATCACCGTGATTTAAACGATTTCAGTTTGCATATGAATTTGGCGGAAGAACTGGTGCCACTTATTCCAAACGGCAAAATAATAGTAGCTGAAAGCGGACTGAACTCGCGCGAACAACTGGTAAACTTGAATAAAGTCGGCGTTGATGCGTTTTTGATAGGAGAACACTTTATGCGTCAAAACGATATCTGTGCTGCCGTACGCGAAATGAAAGGAGTTTGA